In Geobacillus kaustophilus, a genomic segment contains:
- a CDS encoding ABC transporter permease subunit, translated as MASVPSIVFGLFGYALFVEYFQIGVTILGASITLALLNLPVLACVSEEAITAVPSAWREASFALGATKAQTIVKTVLPAALISF; from the coding sequence TTGGCATCTGTCCCGTCGATTGTGTTTGGTCTATTTGGTTACGCCTTGTTTGTGGAATACTTTCAAATCGGCGTGACCATTTTAGGAGCATCCATCACATTGGCATTGCTCAATCTCCCAGTTTTAGCCTGCGTCTCCGAAGAAGCGATCACGGCGGTTCCCTCCGCTTGGAGGGAAGCCTCCTTCGCTTTAGGCGCAACCAAAGCACAGACCATTGTCAAAACGGTGCTCCCTGCCGCCCTTATTTCATTTTGA
- a CDS encoding Uma2 family endonuclease, translated as MNFPEKQAVSLEEFYRMRETTDRILEYIDGIVLMSPYPSTHHQRISGRLHVKLFHFLEKKPCEVFHAPFDIELKSERIEGKKIVVPDLTVICDPSGLTDTKFVGVPTLIIEILSPSNQAYDLVFKLNLYMQYGVREYWIVNPMHRVVQIYSLNDDGQYEQAGVWKETGMACSRALDGFSVDVEPLFRP; from the coding sequence ATGAACTTTCCGGAAAAACAAGCGGTGTCGCTTGAAGAATTTTACCGCATGCGGGAAACAACCGATCGCATTTTAGAATACATTGATGGCATCGTGTTGATGTCTCCCTACCCTTCGACCCACCATCAACGCATATCGGGGCGGCTGCACGTCAAACTATTCCATTTTTTAGAAAAAAAGCCGTGCGAAGTGTTTCATGCCCCTTTTGATATCGAACTGAAGAGTGAACGGATCGAAGGCAAGAAAATCGTCGTTCCTGATTTAACCGTGATTTGTGATCCAAGCGGATTAACAGATACAAAATTTGTCGGCGTTCCAACGTTGATCATTGAAATTTTAAGTCCTTCCAACCAAGCGTATGATCTCGTGTTCAAATTGAATTTGTATATGCAATACGGGGTCCGTGAATATTGGATCGTGAATCCGATGCACCGTGTTGTGCAAATCTACTCGCTTAATGACGACGGACAATATGAACAAGCCGGCGTCTGGAAAGAAACCGGCATGGCCTGTTCGCGCGCGCTTGACGGCTTTTCTGTTGATGTAGAACCACTATTTCGTCCTTGA
- a CDS encoding SpoIIE family protein phosphatase: MNKDQRYRPTRGHSIAAALAAGLFGLLLFAGRRLLLLPEFYYSVHLSLGLAAVVVCWLVALQGWAVFPHTLSTERLMMGALFFSAGTLFSVHFVLSFTEADASAALFSLAARFTLAWGLLFLFLRPDEVMERQSGQRWQAFLAAFLYTAVVSLFIHITSPFWPALGTSRWPFWWRAGEGAVGLLDAAAAVFAWRRFRQGRTPASLYWSMALLLFALGQWLLMRGSGYGLWGQLYEMAGFLYVVRAMYVETVEKPYLELKHREQQLEMMANALGEGLLMVNRDGQIVWMNPEASRLIGATLEEAKGKPLFSFVSLAGPSGDKWDWKQLRRVVKRLKSGEVIRVEEEPFRRRDGVCLPVGYTLAPVLENGALAGLVAVLRDMTEKKEKERLEREREQLDFELSLAANMQRSLLQTSSKMNLPSYIDIGVLSVPARVLSGDFYHFAVHQTSVSVGIADVSGKGIPAAMLMTLMKFILDRTVHYGTQPHVYLDLLNRFAYDYTEPSMFVTMFVGNYNEKTHTFSYACAGHEPALWYRAKTKQCVPLAAKGCALGLFPQFSFETKSVVLEPGDFVLLYTDGVTEKRGEEADDDFSVLASMVARVSLDQPAPEIVRELYEHIQAYHRYEPKDDQTLLLLRRR, encoded by the coding sequence GTGAACAAAGATCAACGATATCGTCCGACGCGTGGACACAGTATAGCGGCAGCGCTGGCGGCCGGGCTGTTCGGCCTGCTTCTGTTCGCTGGCCGGCGGCTTCTGCTTTTGCCCGAATTCTATTATTCTGTTCATCTTTCTTTAGGGCTTGCCGCTGTTGTCGTCTGTTGGCTTGTCGCCTTGCAAGGATGGGCCGTATTTCCGCATACGCTGTCAACAGAGCGGCTCATGATGGGGGCGTTGTTTTTTTCTGCGGGGACGCTCTTTTCTGTTCATTTTGTCCTATCCTTCACAGAAGCCGATGCCTCGGCGGCGCTGTTTTCGCTCGCTGCCCGCTTTACGCTTGCCTGGGGGCTGCTCTTTCTCTTTTTGCGGCCCGATGAGGTGATGGAACGGCAAAGCGGGCAACGGTGGCAGGCGTTTTTGGCCGCGTTTTTGTATACGGCGGTTGTTAGTTTGTTCATCCACATCACGTCCCCGTTTTGGCCGGCCCTTGGGACGAGCCGCTGGCCGTTTTGGTGGCGCGCAGGGGAAGGAGCGGTCGGTTTGCTTGATGCAGCGGCGGCCGTGTTCGCATGGCGGCGTTTTCGGCAAGGTAGGACTCCCGCTTCCCTATACTGGTCTATGGCGCTTCTATTATTTGCCCTCGGCCAATGGTTGCTCATGCGTGGAAGCGGGTACGGGCTATGGGGGCAGCTTTATGAAATGGCCGGATTTTTGTATGTCGTGCGCGCCATGTATGTGGAAACGGTGGAAAAGCCGTACCTGGAGCTGAAGCACCGCGAACAACAGCTTGAGATGATGGCGAACGCCCTTGGAGAAGGGTTGCTGATGGTGAATCGCGACGGGCAGATCGTTTGGATGAATCCAGAGGCGAGCCGATTGATCGGCGCCACGTTGGAAGAGGCGAAAGGAAAGCCGCTGTTCTCCTTTGTCTCGCTAGCGGGGCCAAGCGGCGACAAATGGGACTGGAAGCAGCTGCGCCGCGTCGTCAAACGGCTCAAAAGCGGCGAGGTCATTCGCGTCGAGGAGGAGCCGTTTCGCCGCCGCGACGGCGTCTGTCTGCCGGTCGGGTACACGCTGGCGCCGGTGTTGGAAAACGGTGCGCTGGCGGGGCTTGTTGCTGTTTTGCGCGACATGACGGAGAAAAAAGAGAAAGAGCGGCTTGAACGCGAGCGCGAACAACTCGACTTTGAACTGTCGCTTGCCGCGAATATGCAGCGATCGCTTTTGCAGACATCTTCGAAAATGAACTTGCCTTCGTACATCGACATCGGCGTCCTCAGCGTCCCCGCCCGGGTGTTAAGCGGTGATTTTTACCACTTTGCTGTCCACCAAACATCGGTGTCCGTCGGCATTGCCGATGTATCGGGAAAAGGCATTCCAGCCGCGATGCTCATGACGCTGATGAAATTTATTTTGGACCGAACCGTCCATTATGGAACGCAGCCGCACGTGTATCTTGACTTGTTGAACCGGTTCGCTTATGACTACACCGAACCATCGATGTTTGTCACGATGTTTGTCGGCAATTACAACGAAAAAACGCATACGTTCTCGTACGCGTGCGCTGGACACGAACCGGCGCTTTGGTACCGCGCGAAAACGAAGCAATGCGTGCCGCTCGCCGCCAAGGGATGCGCGCTCGGCTTGTTTCCGCAATTTTCGTTTGAGACGAAATCGGTCGTGCTCGAGCCGGGTGATTTTGTGCTGCTGTACACCGACGGGGTGACGGAAAAACGCGGTGAAGAGGCGGATGATGACTTTTCCGTTCTTGCCTCCATGGTCGCCCGCGTCAGCCTCGACCAGCCGGCGCCGGAAATCGTCCGCGAGCTGTATGAGCATATTCAAGCGTATCATCGATACGAGCCAAAAGATGATCAGACGTTGTTGCTGCTGCGCCGCCGCTGA
- a CDS encoding glycine--tRNA ligase: MAVTMEEIVAHAKHRGFVFPGSEIYGGLANTWDYGPLGVELKNNIKRAWWKKFVQESPYNVGLDAAILMNPRTWEASGHLGNFNDPMVDCKQCKARHRADKLIEQALEEKGIEMIVDGLPLAKMDELIREYDIACPECGSRDFTNVRQFNLMFKTYQGVTESSANEIYLRPETAQGIFVNFKNVQRTMRKKLPFGIAQIGKSFRNEITPGNFTFRTREFEQMELEFFCKPGEELKWFEYWKQFCKEWLLSLGMNEENIRLRDHTKEELSHYSNATTDIEYHFPFGWGELWGIASRTDYDLKRHMEYSGEDFHYLDQETNERYIPYCIEPSLGADRVTLAFMIDAYDEEQLEDGTTRTVMHLHPALAPYKAAVLPLSKKLADGARRIYEELAKHFMVDYDETGSIGKRYRRQDEIGTPFCITYDFESEQDGQVTVRDRDTMEQVRLPIGELKSFLEEKIAF, encoded by the coding sequence ATGGCTGTTACAATGGAAGAAATCGTCGCTCACGCCAAGCATCGCGGCTTCGTTTTCCCGGGGTCGGAAATTTACGGCGGGCTCGCGAACACGTGGGATTACGGCCCGCTAGGGGTCGAGCTGAAAAACAACATCAAGCGGGCGTGGTGGAAAAAGTTCGTTCAAGAGTCGCCGTACAACGTTGGCTTGGATGCCGCCATTTTGATGAACCCGAGAACGTGGGAAGCGTCCGGCCATTTAGGCAATTTCAACGACCCGATGGTCGACTGCAAACAGTGCAAAGCGCGCCATCGCGCCGATAAGTTGATTGAGCAGGCGCTCGAGGAAAAAGGGATCGAGATGATCGTCGACGGCTTGCCGCTCGCGAAAATGGATGAGCTCATCCGCGAATACGACATCGCCTGTCCGGAATGCGGCAGCCGCGATTTCACGAACGTGCGCCAGTTCAACTTAATGTTCAAAACGTACCAAGGCGTCACCGAATCGAGCGCCAATGAAATTTATTTGCGCCCAGAGACAGCGCAAGGCATTTTCGTCAACTTTAAAAACGTCCAGCGCACGATGCGGAAAAAGCTGCCGTTTGGCATCGCGCAAATCGGCAAAAGCTTTCGCAATGAAATTACGCCGGGCAACTTCACGTTCCGCACGCGCGAGTTTGAGCAGATGGAGCTCGAGTTTTTCTGCAAGCCGGGCGAAGAGCTGAAGTGGTTTGAGTATTGGAAGCAGTTTTGCAAGGAATGGCTGTTGTCGCTCGGCATGAACGAGGAAAACATTCGTCTGCGCGACCATACGAAAGAAGAACTGTCCCACTACAGCAACGCCACGACCGACATCGAGTACCATTTCCCGTTCGGCTGGGGCGAGCTGTGGGGCATCGCGTCGCGCACCGATTACGACTTAAAACGGCATATGGAATACTCGGGCGAGGATTTCCATTACCTTGACCAAGAAACGAACGAACGCTACATCCCGTACTGCATTGAGCCGTCGCTTGGCGCCGACCGCGTCACGCTTGCGTTTATGATCGACGCCTATGACGAGGAACAGCTGGAAGACGGCACGACCCGAACGGTGATGCATTTGCATCCGGCGCTGGCGCCATACAAGGCAGCCGTCTTGCCGCTGTCGAAAAAGCTCGCTGACGGGGCGCGCCGCATTTACGAAGAGCTGGCGAAACATTTCATGGTCGACTATGACGAAACCGGCTCGATCGGCAAACGGTACCGCCGCCAAGATGAAATCGGCACGCCGTTTTGCATCACGTACGATTTCGAGTCTGAACAAGACGGCCAAGTGACCGTTCGCGACCGCGACACGATGGAACAAGTGCGGCTGCCGATCGGGGAGCTCAAGTCCTTTTTGGAGGAAAAAATCGCTTTTTGA
- the ald gene encoding alanine dehydrogenase has product MIIGVPKEIKNNENRVAITPAGVLSFVQAGHTVLIEKEAGVGSGFSDSDYARAGAQIIERTEDVWAQADMVMKVKEPLPSEYGYFRPGLILFTYLHLAADPELTRALKESGVIAIAYETVQVGRTLPLLTPMSEVAGRMAAQIGAQFLEKPYGGKGILLGGVPGVARGKVTIIGGGVVGTNAAKVAVGLGADVTIIDLNADRLRELDDIFGNQITTLMSNPMNIAEAVAEADLVIGAVLIPGARAPKLVTEDMVKAMKPGSVIVDVAIDQGGIVETSDHVTTHDDPTYVKHGVVHYAVANMPGAVPRTSTIALTNVTIPYALQIANKGVIQAITDSPALELGVNVANGEITYEAVARDLGYRYVPAREALGKTLAAN; this is encoded by the coding sequence ATGATTATTGGAGTGCCAAAGGAAATCAAAAATAACGAAAACCGCGTCGCCATTACGCCGGCTGGCGTTTTGTCATTCGTTCAGGCAGGACATACGGTGCTCATTGAGAAAGAGGCGGGGGTTGGAAGCGGTTTCAGCGACAGCGATTACGCCCGTGCCGGAGCACAAATCATCGAGCGGACGGAGGATGTTTGGGCGCAAGCCGATATGGTGATGAAAGTGAAAGAGCCGCTGCCAAGCGAATACGGTTACTTCCGCCCAGGTCTCATTTTGTTCACCTATTTGCATTTGGCCGCCGACCCAGAGTTGACGCGCGCGTTAAAAGAGAGCGGCGTCATTGCCATCGCCTATGAGACAGTGCAAGTAGGCCGCACGCTGCCGTTGCTCACGCCGATGAGCGAAGTCGCCGGACGGATGGCGGCGCAAATCGGAGCGCAATTTTTAGAAAAGCCGTACGGCGGCAAAGGCATTTTGCTTGGCGGCGTCCCAGGCGTCGCCCGCGGCAAAGTGACGATCATCGGCGGCGGGGTCGTCGGCACGAATGCGGCGAAAGTCGCCGTCGGCCTTGGCGCGGATGTCACGATCATCGACTTGAACGCCGACCGCCTGCGCGAACTCGATGATATTTTCGGCAACCAAATTACGACGCTCATGTCCAACCCGATGAACATCGCCGAAGCGGTCGCAGAGGCCGACCTTGTCATCGGCGCTGTCCTCATCCCAGGGGCGCGGGCGCCGAAGCTCGTCACGGAGGATATGGTAAAAGCGATGAAACCGGGTTCGGTCATCGTCGATGTCGCCATCGACCAAGGGGGCATTGTCGAGACGAGCGACCACGTCACGACACACGACGACCCGACGTACGTCAAACACGGCGTCGTCCATTATGCGGTCGCCAATATGCCGGGGGCTGTTCCGCGCACCTCGACGATCGCCTTGACGAACGTCACGATCCCGTACGCCTTGCAAATCGCCAACAAAGGCGTCATCCAAGCCATCACCGACAGCCCGGCGCTTGAGCTTGGTGTCAACGTCGCCAACGGCGAAATCACATACGAAGCCGTCGCCCGCGACCTCGGCTACCGCTACGTCCCGGCCCGCGAAGCGCTCGGCAAAACGTTGGCCGCCAACTAA
- a CDS encoding glycosyltransferase family 2 protein — MCPSVSVVIPTYNRLYPLAELLESLSRQTYKPSEVIIVNDGGEPVHDVAALYPELDIRVIDRCDNEGHVAARNEGVKAARSELIMLCDDDDLVLPCHLERMVAALEHADFAYADAEIVRYRMENNQRIPTARFLFAYEYDLEAMRTFSTYVPSGSLYRKSLHEEIGCFDRAVHHYWDWDFFLRAAAVCRVTRVAAATVLYAFSPDGDNVSRQLDDKRRQYLRRLCEKHGLGELPVKNFWLLLDEPDVAKRRADSEVIWDGQPVVSRFWAQKNGRDH, encoded by the coding sequence TTGTGTCCGTCCGTGTCCGTCGTCATTCCGACGTATAATCGCCTATATCCGCTTGCCGAGCTGCTTGAGTCGTTAAGCCGGCAGACGTACAAGCCGTCTGAGGTCATCATCGTCAACGACGGCGGCGAGCCGGTTCATGATGTCGCCGCCTTGTATCCGGAGCTCGACATCCGTGTCATCGACCGCTGCGACAATGAAGGACATGTCGCGGCTCGCAATGAGGGCGTCAAGGCGGCGCGCAGCGAACTCATTATGCTTTGCGACGACGATGACCTAGTGTTGCCGTGCCATCTCGAGCGGATGGTGGCGGCGCTCGAGCATGCGGACTTCGCCTATGCCGATGCGGAAATTGTCCGGTATCGGATGGAAAATAACCAACGCATCCCAACCGCCCGTTTTTTGTTTGCTTATGAGTATGATTTGGAAGCGATGCGGACGTTTTCGACGTACGTCCCGTCTGGAAGTTTGTATAGAAAATCGCTCCATGAAGAGATCGGCTGCTTTGACCGCGCTGTCCACCATTATTGGGATTGGGATTTCTTTTTGCGCGCGGCGGCGGTATGTCGCGTCACCCGTGTCGCGGCGGCGACTGTTTTATATGCGTTCAGCCCGGACGGCGACAACGTGTCGCGACAGCTAGACGACAAGCGGCGTCAGTATTTGCGGCGGCTTTGCGAGAAGCACGGGCTTGGCGAGTTGCCGGTGAAAAACTTTTGGCTTTTGCTTGACGAGCCGGATGTCGCGAAGCGCCGGGCGGACAGCGAAGTCATTTGGGACGGACAGCCGGTCGTGTCGCGGTTTTGGGCGCAAAAAAATGGCCGCGACCATTGA
- a CDS encoding PTS sugar transporter subunit IIA, translated as MFKKWFGKQPPKEETITAPLDGTIMRLEDVPDPVFAQNMMGDGIAIDPADGDVVAPVDGEIIQLFPTKHAIGLRSEAGVELLIHVGIDTVSMNGEGFTAYVKAGDRVKRGDRLLSVDLPLVREKAKSAVTPIIITNGDALESLEREAEASAKKGETVLFHVKMK; from the coding sequence TTGTTCAAAAAATGGTTTGGCAAGCAGCCACCGAAGGAAGAGACGATCACCGCGCCGCTTGACGGGACGATCATGCGGCTTGAAGACGTGCCGGATCCGGTGTTTGCGCAAAACATGATGGGCGATGGCATCGCCATCGATCCGGCGGATGGGGATGTCGTCGCCCCGGTCGATGGTGAAATCATCCAGCTCTTTCCGACGAAACACGCTATTGGCTTGCGTTCGGAAGCGGGTGTGGAGCTGCTCATCCATGTCGGCATCGACACCGTGTCGATGAACGGAGAAGGATTCACCGCCTATGTCAAAGCCGGCGACCGAGTGAAACGGGGCGATCGGCTTCTTTCTGTCGACTTGCCGCTTGTGCGCGAGAAAGCGAAAAGCGCGGTGACGCCGATCATCATCACGAACGGCGACGCCCTCGAAAGCCTCGAGAGAGAGGCCGAGGCATCAGCCAAAAAAGGCGAGACGGTCTTATTTCATGTCAAAATGAAATAA
- a CDS encoding MFS transporter: MNEPTISQRKLLGIAGLGWLFDAMDVGMLSFLMAALQKDWNLTAGQVGWIGSVNSIGMAVGALLFGLLADRIGRKHVFIFTLLLFSLGSGLSALTTTLAAFLALRFLIGMGLGGELPVASTLVSEAVPAKDRGRVVVLLESFWAGGWLLAALISYFVIPAYGWRTALWLAAIPALYAIYLRLRLPDSPRFAAARKEETVWNNIVKVWSAPHRKETIMLWVLWFCVVFSYYGMFLWLPSVMVMKGFSLIKSFEYVLIMTLAQLPGYFSAAWLIERAGRKFVLVTYLLGTALSAYFFGTAESLVGLMASGVFLSFFNLGAWGALYAYTPEQYPTSIRATGAGMAAAFGRIGGIFGPLLVGSLVGQGVSVTAIFTLFCLSVLVAVLAVAVLGSETKQQELA; encoded by the coding sequence ATGAACGAACCGACGATTTCTCAGCGCAAGCTGTTAGGCATTGCCGGTCTCGGTTGGCTGTTTGACGCGATGGATGTCGGCATGTTGTCGTTTTTGATGGCGGCCTTGCAAAAAGACTGGAATTTGACGGCCGGGCAAGTTGGCTGGATCGGCAGCGTCAACTCGATCGGCATGGCGGTCGGGGCGCTTTTGTTCGGACTGCTTGCCGACCGGATTGGCCGGAAACACGTCTTTATTTTTACATTGTTATTGTTTTCGCTTGGCAGCGGGCTGTCGGCGCTGACGACGACATTGGCGGCGTTTTTGGCGCTCCGCTTTTTGATCGGCATGGGGCTTGGCGGCGAGCTGCCGGTCGCGTCAACGCTCGTTTCGGAGGCGGTGCCGGCTAAGGACCGCGGCCGGGTTGTCGTGCTGCTTGAGAGCTTTTGGGCGGGCGGTTGGCTGTTGGCAGCGCTCATCTCGTATTTCGTCATACCAGCTTACGGATGGCGAACGGCGTTATGGCTGGCGGCCATTCCAGCGCTGTATGCGATCTATTTGCGCCTCCGCCTGCCGGATTCGCCGCGATTTGCGGCAGCGCGAAAAGAAGAAACGGTGTGGAATAACATCGTCAAAGTATGGTCCGCTCCGCATCGGAAAGAGACAATCATGCTTTGGGTGCTTTGGTTTTGCGTCGTCTTTTCGTATTACGGCATGTTTTTATGGCTGCCGAGCGTCATGGTGATGAAAGGGTTCAGCTTAATTAAAAGCTTCGAGTACGTGCTCATCATGACGCTGGCGCAGCTCCCGGGCTATTTCAGCGCTGCATGGCTGATCGAGCGGGCGGGGCGGAAATTTGTCTTGGTCACGTACTTGCTTGGCACCGCATTGAGCGCCTACTTTTTCGGCACGGCTGAGTCGCTCGTCGGGCTGATGGCGTCCGGCGTTTTCTTGTCGTTTTTCAATCTCGGCGCTTGGGGAGCGTTGTACGCTTATACGCCGGAGCAGTATCCGACCTCCATCCGCGCGACAGGGGCGGGCATGGCGGCGGCGTTTGGCCGCATCGGCGGCATTTTTGGCCCGCTGTTGGTCGGCTCTCTCGTTGGCCAAGGCGTGTCCGTGACGGCCATTTTCACACTGTTTTGCTTGTCAGTTCTCGTTGCGGTCTTGGCGGTCGCCGTGCTCGGAAGCGAAACGAAACAACAAGAACTTGCTTGA
- a CDS encoding sigma-70 family RNA polymerase sigma factor, with protein sequence MTVYPPPLSKSKLDALISAYQQTKTEEAATALLVRFEPLIAAAARKMARSRPDFYEDLFQIGRLSFLRLLDHYDPKQGTSFESYAMKSLIGYMKNYLRDKAWYIQVPRKVKEKGSKVQQAIDELTVKLERSPTIDEIAGHLGLSVEETIEILAGRDHYQAVSLDAPMQDGEKDATTIGEFVADEANEIESLIERMDLEQAIGKLSEQERIVIDAVFRRGETQRALAERLGVSQMTISRIQKRAITKLKRQLAAYSS encoded by the coding sequence ATGACTGTATATCCCCCTCCTCTGTCCAAGAGCAAGCTTGACGCCCTCATTTCCGCCTATCAACAAACAAAAACGGAAGAAGCGGCGACCGCCTTGCTCGTGCGCTTCGAGCCGCTCATTGCGGCCGCGGCGCGGAAAATGGCGCGCAGCCGCCCTGACTTTTACGAAGACTTGTTTCAAATCGGACGGCTGTCGTTTTTGCGCCTTCTTGACCATTACGATCCCAAGCAAGGAACAAGCTTTGAGTCATATGCGATGAAAAGCTTGATCGGCTACATGAAAAACTATTTGCGCGACAAAGCATGGTACATCCAAGTGCCGCGCAAGGTGAAGGAAAAAGGAAGCAAAGTGCAGCAAGCGATCGATGAATTGACCGTCAAGCTCGAGCGGTCGCCAACGATCGATGAAATCGCCGGCCACTTAGGCTTATCGGTCGAAGAAACGATCGAAATTTTGGCCGGACGCGACCATTACCAAGCCGTTTCGCTCGACGCCCCGATGCAAGACGGGGAAAAAGATGCGACGACGATCGGCGAGTTCGTCGCTGATGAAGCGAACGAAATCGAGTCATTGATTGAGCGAATGGACTTGGAGCAGGCGATCGGCAAATTGAGCGAGCAAGAGCGAATCGTCATCGACGCCGTCTTCCGGCGCGGGGAAACGCAGCGCGCGCTCGCTGAGCGGCTCGGCGTCTCGCAAATGACGATCAGCCGCATTCAAAAGCGGGCGATCACGAAATTAAAACGGCAGCTCGCCGCCTATTCGTCATAG
- a CDS encoding PucR family transcriptional regulator, producing MSYDTDPFRGEFESLEEFADRVSDVLQCPVTIEDANHRLIAYSAHDDYTDPARTATIISRRVPEKVINSLWKQGAIPALLKSREPVRIPPIPDVGLGSRVAVSIWKNDEVIGFIWVLETNRTLSPEEMEWLKLAAKAAKNKVLQLYMRKNKKEERVQELFWKLLTGHISTEDEIRAHLAAMQITAAPQFAVVVFRFAADLTAEMERQISYLLQTTQQLPLLLYTTDGRDVILLGAPKTDQPLKELNAFIESFASKMKERFHIHDVQCGFGGVYGVCRLIEKSYREALAVLALKEKLGDEIKSVYGYAQLGIYQFFDFLLEQKRQGEWTNPALTKLQSYDQKHHSDLVKTFETFFDHNENVQETADALNVHPNTLAYRLKRIADIAELDLHDMNQKIKLYIDIKLAKYEARG from the coding sequence ATGTCTTATGATACCGACCCGTTCCGCGGCGAATTTGAAAGCCTTGAAGAGTTTGCCGACCGCGTCAGCGATGTGCTGCAATGTCCGGTGACGATCGAAGACGCGAACCATCGGCTTATCGCCTACAGCGCCCACGACGATTACACCGACCCGGCGCGGACGGCGACGATCATCAGCCGGCGCGTGCCGGAAAAAGTGATCAACAGCTTGTGGAAGCAAGGCGCCATCCCAGCGCTTCTCAAAAGCCGCGAGCCGGTGCGCATCCCGCCGATTCCAGACGTCGGCCTCGGAAGCCGCGTCGCTGTGTCGATTTGGAAAAACGATGAGGTGATCGGCTTCATTTGGGTGCTTGAGACAAACCGCACCCTCTCTCCGGAAGAGATGGAATGGCTGAAGCTGGCGGCGAAAGCGGCAAAAAACAAGGTGCTGCAGCTGTATATGCGCAAAAACAAAAAAGAAGAGCGGGTGCAAGAGCTGTTTTGGAAGCTGCTCACCGGCCATATCTCGACCGAAGACGAAATTCGCGCCCATCTTGCTGCGATGCAAATTACGGCAGCGCCGCAGTTTGCCGTCGTCGTCTTCCGTTTTGCGGCCGATTTGACCGCCGAAATGGAGCGGCAAATTTCCTACCTGTTGCAAACAACCCAGCAACTTCCGCTCCTTCTTTATACGACCGACGGCCGCGATGTCATTTTGCTTGGGGCGCCCAAAACCGACCAGCCATTGAAAGAGCTGAACGCGTTCATCGAATCGTTCGCCTCCAAAATGAAAGAGCGGTTTCACATCCACGATGTGCAATGCGGGTTCGGCGGTGTATATGGCGTCTGTCGCCTCATTGAAAAAAGCTACCGCGAAGCGCTCGCCGTCCTGGCGCTGAAAGAAAAGCTCGGCGATGAAATCAAGTCGGTTTACGGCTATGCCCAGCTTGGCATTTACCAATTTTTCGACTTTTTGCTTGAACAAAAGCGGCAAGGGGAATGGACGAACCCAGCGTTAACGAAGCTGCAATCGTACGACCAGAAGCATCATAGCGACTTGGTGAAAACGTTTGAAACGTTTTTTGACCATAACGAAAACGTGCAAGAAACCGCCGACGCCCTCAACGTTCACCCGAACACGCTTGCTTATCGGCTCAAGCGGATCGCCGACATCGCCGAACTGGATCTGCATGACATGAATCAAAAAATCAAATTATACATTGATATTAAATTAGCGAAATACGAAGCGCGCGGTTGA
- a CDS encoding FMN-dependent NADH-azoreductase: protein MTKVLYITAHPHDDTQSYSMAVGKAFIETYKQVHPDHEVIHLDLYKEYIPEIDVDVFSGWGKLRSGQSFEQLSAEEKAKVGRMNELCDQFVSADKYVFVTPMWNFSFPPALKAYIDAVAVAGKTFKYTEQGPVGLLTDKKALHIQARGGFYSEGPAAQMEMGHRYLSVIMQFFGVPSFEGLFVEGHAAMPEKAEEIKANAIARAKELAHTF from the coding sequence ATGACGAAAGTGTTGTACATCACCGCCCATCCTCACGACGACACGCAATCGTACAGCATGGCGGTCGGAAAGGCGTTCATTGAGACGTACAAACAAGTGCATCCGGACCATGAGGTGATCCATCTCGATTTATATAAAGAATACATTCCGGAAATCGACGTCGATGTGTTCAGCGGTTGGGGCAAGCTCCGTTCCGGCCAGTCGTTTGAACAGCTCTCCGCTGAAGAAAAAGCGAAAGTTGGACGGATGAATGAATTATGCGACCAATTCGTCTCTGCTGATAAATACGTGTTTGTCACGCCAATGTGGAACTTTTCATTCCCACCGGCGTTGAAAGCGTACATTGACGCGGTGGCGGTCGCCGGCAAGACCTTTAAATATACGGAACAAGGGCCGGTCGGATTGCTTACCGATAAAAAAGCGCTCCACATTCAAGCACGCGGCGGCTTCTATTCCGAGGGCCCAGCGGCGCAAATGGAGATGGGGCACCGGTATTTAAGCGTCATTATGCAATTTTTCGGGGTGCCGTCGTTTGAAGGGCTGTTTGTCGAAGGGCATGCGGCGATGCCGGAAAAGGCGGAGGAAATTAAAGCAAACGCCATCGCCCGGGCGAAAGAGTTGGCGCACACATTCTAA